Sequence from the Nocardiopsis sp. YSL2 genome:
CCCGGACGGGTCACCCCGTCATGGCGGGACTCCGGCTGCGGATCACGTGGGTGACCAGTTCGACCAGCACGTCCCGGCACGAGTCGCGGTCGCGGGCGTCGGCCATCACGACCGGGACCGCGGCGGGGATGTCGAGCGCCTCGCGCACTTCGGCCGCCTCGTAGGGCTCCGAGCCGACGAACCGGTTGACCGCGACGACGAACGGCAGCCCCTGGCGTTCGAAGAAGTCCACCGCGTGGAAGCACGTGTCCAACCGGCGGGTGTCGGCCAGCACGACGGCGCCGAGAGCGCCCGAGGCGAGTTCGTCCCACATGAACCAGAAGCGGTCCTGCCCCGGTGTGCCGAAGAGGTAGAGGACGATGTCGTCGTTGATCGTGATGCGCCCGAAGTCGAGCGCGACGGTGGTGGTGCGCTTGCTCTCCACCCCGCCCAGGTCGTCCACCCCGTAGCTGGCCTCGGTCATCACCTCCTCGGTGCTCAGCGGGGTGATCTCGCTGACCGAGGCCACGAGGGTGGTCTTGCCGGCGCCGAATCCCCCGGCGACGATGATCTTGACGGCCTGGGGGATCGCCTCCTGCGTTCCCGGGCCGGTCTCAGAGTCTGCGGATGCCATCGAGTACCGCCTGAAGTACTTTCTTCTCGGGGAGTCGGGTCACGGGCACGGCCGCCCGCGTGCGTACGTCGCCCTCGGCGACGAGGTCGCCCAGGAGCACTTTGACGACCGTCAGGGGCATGTCGAGTCGTGCGGAGACCTCCGCGACGGAGATCGGCCTGTGGCACAGCCGCAGGATCTCCTTGTACTCGGGTTCCAGGTGGTGCTCCTGCCGGTCCTTGGCGGCCACCACGATCGTGATCATGTCCAGGGACGGGCCCGCGGATCGGGGCCGCGTCCGCCCCCGGGTCAGGGTGTAGGGACGCACGAGGGGCTCGGAGGGCGCGTCCCCCGGCGCCACGCCCGCGGCGGGTCCCTCGGACGTGGGATGGCCCCCGCCGCGGCGCCGGAAGGACGCGGGGCGCCCGCGCGCCGCTCCTCCCGCCGCCTCCACCGCTCCGGCCCAGGCGGTTCCCGGCCGTTCCCAGGGGTTCACGACCCCGCCCCGCCCATGGCGGTGAGGTGGCCGGAGCGGCGTGGTGCGGCCGTGAGGAACTGACCCACGCGCTTGACGCGCAGGTTCATCTCGTAGGCGACCAGGCCCACGTCGGCGTCCTCGGTCGCCAGCACCGCCAGGCAGGCCCCCGTACCCGCGGCGGTGACGAAGAGATAGGAGTGCTCCATCTCCACCACGGTCTGGCGGACCTCGCCTCCGCCGAAGTGGCGGCCGGTCCCCCGGGCCAGGCTCTGGAAGGCCGACGCCACCGCCGACAGGTGCTCGGCGTCCTGGGAGGAAAGTCCTCGCGAACCGCCCAGGAGCAGGCCGTCCGACGACAGGACGATCGCGTGTGCGGCTCCGACGACCCGGTCCACCAGGTCGTCCAGGAGCCAGTCAAGGTTGTCCGCGGCCCCGCTCATTCCCACCATCTCAGTCGCTCTCTCCCCTGCGGTCGTCGGTGCTGACACCGACCTGGTCACTGCTGTGCTCCCGTCCGGTCTCCTCGGCGTCCGCGGCACGCCCCCTCCTGGTGCCCGCGCTGAACGCGTCCATCATGCGGCGCGCGTCCTCGGGGCTCCGCTCGGTGGCGGCCGTCCGCTCGTGTGGGTCCGGGTCGGCCGGTGCCCACGCGGCGTCGTGCTTGAGCTGGGGCGCGAGGCTCGCCTGGCGTCTGCGGCGCGGCAGCCCGGGGCGGTCCGGTCGCGCCCCGACCCTGCCGGGAAGCGTGTGGTCGGGGGTCTCCCGCGAGGTCATGGGGGTGTCGGCGGGGGCTGGGGTGTCCTCGGTGGCGCCGAGTGGGCGGGGGCCGGCGCCCGTGTCGGTGGTCAGGTCGGGGACCTGGCGCAGCAGGGGGCCGGTGCGGCGCTCCGCCGCGGGCCCGTCCCCACCCGGCGCGGGCACCGGGCGCAGCAGGGCGCGCGAACCGCGCGGGGTGTCCTCGGGGGAGAGCACGTCCCGGGCCCGGCGCCCGGGGGACGCCTCACGGGAGTCCCGCTGTTCCAGCAGTTCCTGGCGTGCCAGCGCCGCGATCCGGGGGCGCTCGGTTCCGGGCCCGGGCTGGGCGGCGATCAGCGCGGAGGGGATGAGCACGGCGGCGCGGGTGCCTCCGTAGGGAGAGGGGCGCAGCTGCACCTGGATGTCGTGCTTGGCGGCGAGGCGGGCGACGACGAACAGGCCGAGCTGGGCGTCGGTGCCCGGCACCATGACGTCGAACTCGGGCGCCTCGCTGAGCGTGGTGTTGGCCCTGGCCAGGGCGTCCTCGGCCATGCCCAGGCCGCGGTCCTCGATCTCGACGGCCATGCCCTTGGGCACCGTCTCGGTGACGATGGTGACCTCGGTGTGCGGCGGCGAGTAGGCGGTGGCGTTCTCGACCAGCTCGGCGATCATGTGGATGACGTCGGCGACGACGGCTCCGGACAGGGACAGGTCGGGAACCGACACCAGCCGGACGCGGGCGTACTCCTCGGTCTCGGAGATGGCGCCGCGCAGGATGTCGACGAATGGGATGGGGTGGCGCCAGCGGCGGCCCGGCTGGGCGCCGCCGAGGATGATGAGGTTCTCGGCGTGGCGGCGCCCGCGGGTGGCCAGGTGGTCGAGCTGGAAGAGGCTCTCCAACAGGTCGGGGTCGTCCTCCTCGCGCTCGATGCGGTCCAGGAGCTGGATCTGCCGTTGCACGAGCGACTGGTTGCGGTGCGCGATGCCGAGGAAGACGCGGCTGACACCCGCACGGATGTCGGCCTGCTTGACGGCGGCGCCGACGGCGGTGCGCTGGGCGATGTTGAAGGCGTCGGCGACCTGGCCGACCTCGTCGTCGCCGTGGTCGAGCTGCTTCATCTCGGTGTCGAGGTCGACGCTCTCCCCCGCCTCCAGCCTGCGCACGATGCGCGGCAGGTCGGTGCGGGCGGTGCCCAGGGTGTCGGCGCGCAGCCGCGCCAACCGGTAGGTGAGCCGACCGACCGAGTGCGCGGCCACGCCGTAGGCGACGGTGCCCGCGAAGAGCGAGGTGATGCCGCCGCCGAGCGCGAGCGAGAACATCCAGGTGCTGGCGGAGTCGGTGGCGTCCACGACGGAGGCGGCCCGGTCGGCGGTGATGGCGCTCAGGTCGGAGTTGACGGCGTCGGCCGCCTCGCGCCAGCCGGCGAGCCCGCCGGGCGGCGCGGAGCCGCGCTCCAGTTCACCGGTGACCGGGTCCACGGCCACTTCGGCCTCGTGGCGGGCCAGGGTGGCGGCCATGGCCAGGGCGTCCTGCCAGGGTTCTCCGGCGGCGAGGGTGACGGGTGTGGGGACCTCCGCGGTCGCCTCCGTCGCTCCGGTGTCGGGCTCGCCCGCCGGACCGACCGGTTCGACCTCGGCGGCCGGCGCCGCGTCGCTGGTGTGGACGGTCTCGACGCGGTGGCGGGCGTCGGCGGTCAGCGCGGCGATCTCGGTCTGGTCGGCGCGGGTGAGCGAGTTCCGGGCCAGGACGGAGGCGACGACGGCGTCGGCGTGGCTGAAGCTCTCCTGCGCCCACATCAGGTCGGTGGTGGCGGAGGCCTCGGCGGAGGCGGTCCCGTCGTCGAGGGCGCGCGCCGTCCCGGCGTACAGGCGGATGCCCTGGTGGATCGCGGTGGTGTAGGCCAGCAGGGTGGCCTCGGCGTCCCCGGGGGCGGTGAGGTTGTCGGCGCGCAGTTCCTCGGCGGCCCTGAGGGAGTCGAGGAAGTCCTCGGCCAGCGGGGCGGTGGCGGGATCGTCCTGGTCACCGAGGTCGTCGGCCAGTGACCGCAGGTCGGCGACGGCGAGGTCGGTACTCCTGCCCGCCTCGGCCAGCGCGTCGCGACGGTCGCCGGAGGGGGCCGCCAGGTACGCGACGCCGACCCGGCGCTCCTCCTGGAGCAGCGTCAGCAGCTCGGCGAGCTCGATCCCCGCCCGGCCCTCGCTCAGGGCGGCGCGCAGTGAGACGGCCTGGGCCAGCGTGGCCGCGCTGATGACGACGAACAGCACCAGGAAGGTGATGCTGGGGATCAGCACGATCCGGTTGAGCTGGGCCCTGATGCCGCGGTTTCCCGCCGGCTGCCTCATCAGTTCGTTGGGCGTGCGAACCCCGGCCGTCAGACCGGAGCGGAAACGCCCGTCTCCTTCCCCGTGGTGTACGCGTAACCGTCCGGGCGCTGGAGCAGGCGACCGCGCCCGTGGCCGATCCCGGCCCGCCCGGCGTCGGCGGTGGTGTCGGCACCGCCCCCGGCCCTGACGAGCACCCGTCCGGTGTGGGAGCCCTTCCGCTTCCGCTGGGGGTGGTCCGACGACGCGGATTCCAGAGCAGGCCGCTGAGGAAGCCCGGCCCGCTGGGTCTTCGGTCCTGTACGCAACGTAGCCATCAAGGTCACCTCCTTCCAGATGATGACTGGATCTGGTAACGGCGTCCCCGGACACATGGGCTGAAGGCCCGGCCCTTCAGAACCGGGATCCCGTTACAGGAGAGGCCGCGTAGTGCCCGCAGTTTCTGGACGCTATCGCACTCCCAGCACGGGCGCGGGGGGATTGGCGAAATGAGGGCGCGCCCGCCGTGGACATGCCCGACATGCACGTAGGGGCAGGCGCGGGGCACGCGTTCGGGGGCCTTCCGCACACGAGGGGCGCGAACACCACAGGCGCGCACCCGAGGTGGGTGCGCGCCTGTGCGGCGGTCCGGTCACGAGCCGGGCTGAGGCGTGCGGACGCCCGCGCCGGGGCGCGGCATCCACCGGACACGTGCTCCCGTGTTATCCGAACGCCTTGCGGTACTCGGCGGCACCCGCGCGCAGCCGTTCCAGCTGTTCGGCCACGCGGACCGGCGCGGTGCCGCCCCGGCCGGACCGGGAGGCCAGGGAGCCCTCGACGGTGAGGACCTCGCGCACGGCCGGGGTCAGGTGCGGGGAGATGGCCGCGAAGTCCTCGTCGGTCAGGTCGGGCAGGTCGATGCCTCGCTCCTCGCACACCCGCACGCACGTGCCGGCGATCTCGTGCGCGTCCCGGAAGGGCACGCGCTCGCGGACCAGCCATTCGGCGATGTCGGTGGCCAGGGAGAAGCCCTGCGGCGCCAGTTCGGCCATGCGGTCGGTGTGGAAGGTCAGGGTCGCGACCATCCCAGTCATCGCGGGCAGCAGCAGGTGGAGGGTGTCGACGGCGTCGAACACCGGTTCCTTGTCCTCCTGCAGGTCGCGGTTGTAGGCGAGCGGGAGTCCCTTGAGTGTGCTCAGAA
This genomic interval carries:
- a CDS encoding nitrate- and nitrite sensing domain-containing protein, producing MRQPAGNRGIRAQLNRIVLIPSITFLVLFVVISAATLAQAVSLRAALSEGRAGIELAELLTLLQEERRVGVAYLAAPSGDRRDALAEAGRSTDLAVADLRSLADDLGDQDDPATAPLAEDFLDSLRAAEELRADNLTAPGDAEATLLAYTTAIHQGIRLYAGTARALDDGTASAEASATTDLMWAQESFSHADAVVASVLARNSLTRADQTEIAALTADARHRVETVHTSDAAPAAEVEPVGPAGEPDTGATEATAEVPTPVTLAAGEPWQDALAMAATLARHEAEVAVDPVTGELERGSAPPGGLAGWREAADAVNSDLSAITADRAASVVDATDSASTWMFSLALGGGITSLFAGTVAYGVAAHSVGRLTYRLARLRADTLGTARTDLPRIVRRLEAGESVDLDTEMKQLDHGDDEVGQVADAFNIAQRTAVGAAVKQADIRAGVSRVFLGIAHRNQSLVQRQIQLLDRIEREEDDPDLLESLFQLDHLATRGRRHAENLIILGGAQPGRRWRHPIPFVDILRGAISETEEYARVRLVSVPDLSLSGAVVADVIHMIAELVENATAYSPPHTEVTIVTETVPKGMAVEIEDRGLGMAEDALARANTTLSEAPEFDVMVPGTDAQLGLFVVARLAAKHDIQVQLRPSPYGGTRAAVLIPSALIAAQPGPGTERPRIAALARQELLEQRDSREASPGRRARDVLSPEDTPRGSRALLRPVPAPGGDGPAAERRTGPLLRQVPDLTTDTGAGPRPLGATEDTPAPADTPMTSRETPDHTLPGRVGARPDRPGLPRRRRQASLAPQLKHDAAWAPADPDPHERTAATERSPEDARRMMDAFSAGTRRGRAADAEETGREHSSDQVGVSTDDRRGESD
- a CDS encoding ATP/GTP-binding protein: MASADSETGPGTQEAIPQAVKIIVAGGFGAGKTTLVASVSEITPLSTEEVMTEASYGVDDLGGVESKRTTTVALDFGRITINDDIVLYLFGTPGQDRFWFMWDELASGALGAVVLADTRRLDTCFHAVDFFERQGLPFVVAVNRFVGSEPYEAAEVREALDIPAAVPVVMADARDRDSCRDVLVELVTHVIRSRSPAMTG
- a CDS encoding DUF742 domain-containing protein, whose product is MEAAGGAARGRPASFRRRGGGHPTSEGPAAGVAPGDAPSEPLVRPYTLTRGRTRPRSAGPSLDMITIVVAAKDRQEHHLEPEYKEILRLCHRPISVAEVSARLDMPLTVVKVLLGDLVAEGDVRTRAAVPVTRLPEKKVLQAVLDGIRRL
- a CDS encoding roadblock/LC7 domain-containing protein, whose product is MVGMSGAADNLDWLLDDLVDRVVGAAHAIVLSSDGLLLGGSRGLSSQDAEHLSAVASAFQSLARGTGRHFGGGEVRQTVVEMEHSYLFVTAAGTGACLAVLATEDADVGLVAYEMNLRVKRVGQFLTAAPRRSGHLTAMGGAGS